The proteins below are encoded in one region of Sedimentibacter sp. zth1:
- a CDS encoding carbohydrate ABC transporter permease has protein sequence MKRIIKFILSIIIVITFFTPVLYTISHSFMDSVEVSKSKSFIPFAFNIQQYIKLVFEQPELFKMLINSVFIVALIIVGQIVLSALTAYYFAFRKNKLSNIIFIIYIFVMLLPLQITLIPNVIFFNSVENSMGLKMFDTYMPIILPGIFSTLGVFFLKQFYQNIPQNLINIAKIDGASNFQILYKVIIPYSKNAIMALALLIFVENWNMIEQPLIFLNSMSKMPASIFLNTLYKANKEVFYASSIIFMFPVLTLVINNIDKLKSLISISGGKKI, from the coding sequence ATGAAAAGAATAATAAAATTTATTTTATCAATAATTATTGTGATAACATTTTTTACACCAGTGTTGTATACTATATCACACTCATTTATGGATTCAGTAGAAGTATCAAAAAGTAAATCATTCATACCGTTTGCTTTTAATATTCAGCAATATATAAAATTAGTATTTGAACAGCCTGAGTTGTTTAAAATGTTAATCAATTCAGTTTTTATTGTAGCTCTCATAATTGTTGGACAAATTGTTTTATCAGCTTTGACAGCATACTACTTTGCTTTTAGAAAAAATAAACTTTCAAATATTATATTTATTATATATATATTTGTTATGCTTTTGCCACTGCAAATAACATTGATACCAAATGTAATTTTCTTTAATTCTGTAGAAAATAGCATGGGCTTAAAAATGTTTGATACCTATATGCCAATTATTCTACCCGGTATATTTAGTACATTAGGGGTATTTTTTCTAAAACAGTTTTATCAAAATATTCCTCAAAACCTTATAAATATAGCAAAAATAGATGGAGCAAGCAATTTTCAAATTTTATATAAGGTTATTATCCCGTATTCTAAAAATGCTATTATGGCATTGGCGCTTCTTATATTTGTAGAGAATTGGAATATGATAGAGCAACCGTTAATTTTTTTAAATTCTATGTCTAAAATGCCTGCATCTATATTTTTAAACACACTCTATAAAGCAAATAAAGAAGTGTTTTATGCATCGAGTATTATATTTATGTTCCCAGTATTAACACTTGTTATTAATAACATAGACAAGTTAAAATCTTTGATTTCTATAAGTGGAGGTAAAAAAATATGA
- a CDS encoding carbohydrate ABC transporter permease, translating to MNTRGLVKYSFLSIIGVFVLFIIPFILLQFDFDFDMLSSQGVLGDEAFIIAVKNTLLFMIIYIPIVVILGFILAYLTEYFDFSVVIQMVIILPIVLPALSVSGFFKEIMYDGFHEQLGSIGFLGVVFLWASTGYSYLIMLISLKSRDKSIEQAARIDGANHFQVLFKIILPLHSNALVLSIILSIYNSLRIFKYTFAIFGEIPELSMFTIQNYLYIKLKKFHPDVLVVSADIFLIIILVMLLAVVTWGNYRNKKLVK from the coding sequence ATGAATACAAGAGGGTTAGTTAAATATTCCTTTCTAAGTATAATTGGAGTGTTTGTTTTATTTATTATTCCTTTTATATTGCTGCAGTTTGACTTTGATTTTGACATGTTAAGCAGTCAAGGTGTTCTAGGTGATGAAGCATTTATTATAGCAGTAAAAAACACACTTCTATTTATGATTATATATATACCTATAGTTGTTATACTTGGATTTATACTTGCGTATTTGACTGAATATTTTGATTTTTCCGTAGTAATTCAAATGGTTATCATACTTCCAATTGTATTGCCTGCATTATCAGTTTCGGGTTTTTTTAAAGAAATAATGTATGACGGCTTTCATGAGCAATTAGGTAGCATAGGCTTTTTAGGAGTAGTTTTTTTGTGGGCAAGCACAGGTTATTCGTATCTCATTATGCTTATATCGCTAAAAAGCAGAGACAAATCCATAGAGCAGGCAGCTAGGATTGATGGAGCAAATCATTTTCAGGTATTGTTCAAAATCATACTACCACTTCACTCAAATGCATTAGTTTTATCCATAATACTTAGTATTTACAACTCTCTGAGAATATTTAAATATACATTTGCTATATTCGGTGAAATTCCTGAGCTTAGCATGTTTACCATACAAAATTATTTATACATAAAGTTAAAAAAATTTCATCCAGATGTACTTGTAGTTTCGGCGGACATATTTCTAATTATTATTTTAGTTATGTTGCTTGCTGTTGTCACTTGGGGAAACTACAGAAACAAAAAATTAGTTAAATAG
- a CDS encoding ABC transporter ATP-binding protein: MSSILLSKITKTYPNGFTALKDLTLEVKDKEFLVLVGSSGCGKSTILKIIAGLEGITKGEIRIGDDVVNNVSPKERNISMVFQDYALYPHLTVYDNMAFSLKLKKLKKKEIYDKVINISKTLKIDDILDKKPATLSGGQKQRVALGRAIIRQPEVFLFDEPLSNIDAKLRMQTRIELIKLHKQLETTFIYVTHDQTEAMTMADRIVVIKDGIIQQIDTPENLYNNPNNLFTAGFIGTPQMNFIDAKLYKNNSELQLKFNIDTSLAINFPQKNTNIPKTNLDIVVGVRPEHLHIIQIPSDELKKDDIVLKNCSIEAIELLGSEKLIYLNYADTNIIVKVDASTSIVKSQKYNICFSKSDMHIFDKATERKIVL; encoded by the coding sequence ATGTCCAGTATATTATTGTCAAAGATTACAAAGACATATCCAAATGGATTTACAGCCTTAAAGGATTTGACTTTGGAAGTTAAAGATAAAGAATTTTTAGTACTTGTTGGTTCATCAGGATGTGGAAAATCAACAATTTTAAAAATTATAGCAGGATTAGAGGGCATTACAAAAGGAGAAATTAGAATAGGTGATGATGTTGTAAATAATGTATCACCAAAAGAAAGAAACATATCGATGGTTTTTCAAGACTATGCCTTATATCCTCACCTAACTGTATATGACAACATGGCGTTTTCCCTAAAACTAAAAAAACTAAAAAAGAAAGAAATATATGATAAAGTTATAAATATATCTAAAACTTTAAAAATAGATGACATCCTTGATAAAAAACCTGCAACATTGTCAGGAGGACAAAAACAAAGAGTAGCACTTGGACGAGCTATCATAAGACAACCAGAAGTATTTTTATTTGATGAGCCATTGTCAAATATAGATGCAAAACTTAGAATGCAAACAAGGATAGAGCTAATAAAACTACATAAGCAGTTAGAAACAACTTTTATATATGTCACACATGACCAAACAGAAGCAATGACTATGGCAGATAGAATAGTGGTTATAAAAGATGGAATTATACAGCAAATAGATACTCCCGAAAATCTCTACAATAATCCAAACAACTTATTCACAGCAGGTTTTATAGGAACACCACAAATGAACTTTATAGATGCAAAGCTATACAAAAACAATAGTGAGTTACAATTAAAATTTAATATAGATACATCACTAGCAATAAACTTCCCTCAAAAAAATACCAACATACCTAAAACAAACTTAGATATTGTAGTTGGTGTAAGACCAGAACACCTACATATTATTCAAATACCAAGTGATGAATTAAAAAAAGATGATATAGTTTTAAAAAATTGCAGTATAGAAGCAATAGAATTGTTGGGTTCAGAAAAACTAATATACCTAAACTATGCTGATACTAATATTATTGTTAAAGTAGATGCAAGTACAAGCATAGTTAAATCCCAAAAATATAACATATGCTTTAGTAAATCAGATATGCATATATTTGATAAAGCTACTGAAAGGAAGATTGTATTATGA
- a CDS encoding CTP synthase, whose protein sequence is MMPKYIFITGGVVSSLGKGITAASLGLLLKSRGLKVSLQKFDPYINVDPGTMSPYQHGEVFVTDDGAETDLDLGHYERIVDINLTKYSSITTGKIYWSVLNKERRGDYLGGTVQVIPHITNEIKDMVYRAQEVQDVDVVITEIGGTIGDIESLPFIEAIRQIKFDVGKENVMYIHVTLLPYLKMACELKTKPTQHSVKELRSIGIQPDILVCRTEVGLSKEQKEKIALFCNVDKQNVIQNMDADSLYDVPLLLEEEGLAKIVCEQLKLDCKEPKLEYWKKMLYKSKHTNTNVKIALVGKYVELKDAYLSVAESLNHGGIENSAEVEIKWIHATDVNEDNYVDLLKDCDGVLVPGGFGDRGIEGKILAVKYARENKVPFLGICLGMQMAVTEFARNVVGYTDANSSELNPNTTHPVIDIMEDQIDIENKGGTMRLGEYPCKLKDGSKAKAAYDSQDIIFERHRHRYEFNNDYREVLEKNGLEITGVSPDNRLVEIVELKDHPWFVGAQFHPEFKSRPTRSHPLFREFIKASVDKKVNN, encoded by the coding sequence ATTATGCCGAAGTATATTTTTATAACAGGCGGAGTTGTGTCATCACTAGGCAAAGGAATTACAGCAGCATCATTAGGATTATTATTAAAATCGAGAGGGTTAAAAGTATCATTACAAAAATTTGATCCATATATAAATGTTGATCCAGGAACTATGAGCCCATATCAACATGGGGAGGTTTTTGTTACAGATGACGGTGCAGAAACTGATTTAGATTTAGGACATTATGAAAGAATCGTTGATATAAATTTGACTAAATATAGTAGTATTACTACAGGTAAAATATACTGGTCTGTACTCAACAAGGAAAGGCGTGGCGATTATTTAGGCGGAACTGTACAGGTTATACCACATATCACTAATGAAATAAAGGATATGGTATATAGAGCGCAAGAGGTGCAAGATGTTGATGTTGTAATAACAGAAATAGGCGGAACAATAGGAGATATAGAAAGTTTACCATTTATTGAAGCAATAAGACAAATTAAATTTGATGTTGGTAAAGAAAATGTGATGTATATTCATGTTACATTGCTTCCATATTTAAAAATGGCTTGTGAATTAAAAACTAAACCAACTCAGCATAGTGTAAAAGAGCTTAGAAGTATAGGAATTCAACCTGACATTTTAGTTTGCAGAACAGAAGTTGGACTAAGCAAAGAACAAAAAGAGAAAATTGCTTTATTCTGTAATGTAGATAAACAAAATGTTATTCAAAATATGGATGCAGATAGCTTATATGATGTGCCATTATTATTAGAAGAAGAAGGTCTTGCAAAAATAGTTTGTGAACAATTAAAATTAGATTGCAAAGAACCTAAATTAGAATATTGGAAAAAAATGTTATATAAATCCAAGCATACAAATACAAATGTAAAAATAGCGTTAGTAGGAAAGTATGTAGAATTAAAAGATGCATATTTGTCAGTTGCAGAAAGCTTGAATCATGGTGGCATTGAAAACAGTGCGGAAGTTGAAATAAAGTGGATTCACGCAACAGATGTTAACGAAGATAATTATGTTGATTTATTGAAGGATTGTGATGGAGTATTGGTTCCAGGTGGTTTTGGAGATAGAGGTATAGAAGGCAAAATACTTGCAGTAAAATATGCAAGAGAAAACAAAGTTCCTTTCCTTGGAATTTGTTTAGGTATGCAGATGGCAGTTACTGAATTTGCTAGAAATGTTGTTGGATATACTGATGCAAATAGCTCAGAACTGAATCCTAACACTACACATCCAGTGATAGATATTATGGAAGACCAAATAGATATTGAAAACAAGGGTGGTACAATGAGACTTGGTGAATATCCTTGTAAATTAAAAGATGGTTCAAAGGCAAAAGCTGCTTATGATAGCCAAGATATAATATTTGAAAGACATAGACATAGATATGAATTTAATAATGATTATAGAGAAGTTTTGGAGAAAAACGGATTAGAAATAACGGGTGTATCTCCTGATAACAGATTAGTAGAAATAGTAGAACTGAAAGATCATCCATGGTTTGTTGGAGCCCAATTCCATCCAGAATTCAAATCAAGACCAACGAGAAGCCATCCATTATTTAGAGAATTTATAAAAGCTTCAGTAGATAAAAAAGTAAATAATTAA
- a CDS encoding SPOCS domain-containing protein produces MFKQNTDVFLVNDLIGNNLTDLIVEGDVYVPDNTLGIEKIINTTGKVKIANVSALTNKVAVYGDLNYTIIYRGNNENSTTSALNGKIDFMEEIPMQGVTEEMSVSITPSIDYIDSKIVSDYKGLIKAVVNIETEVINNHNVNYISNIESDGSFQAKTDNFTYTDVSECISSELPLNVTMTLEDNMNEIEEILKFDVMPIITETDIMNERMLIEGICKVGILYSENDEMKSLNYLAKDFPFTHYVELKNANELMKNSVAVSVTDMNCEIAKDDNDENKITNCEINMEFTICLYEPVYNNMISDAYSTTNEISIDKSNISVNSLVDFCCIKDDFEKTFDVDDVSIKDIYYYDAVAKISEKTIYDDNMVVDGFIDVNVIFLDGDINKVDSTSTSIPFSSNVDLSSYTDVSDAESKITLTDVGVYRKGRNTIVFEAKIVNDVKVKNNKNVSIISNIVEGDKLNKKNTPSIVFRVVQPNECLWDIAKNYNISMNYLCQSNNLDIDSELTVGEKIIITKQI; encoded by the coding sequence TTGTTTAAACAAAACACCGATGTTTTTTTAGTAAATGATCTTATAGGAAACAATTTAACAGATTTAATTGTTGAGGGAGATGTGTACGTACCAGATAATACACTAGGTATCGAAAAAATAATAAATACAACTGGAAAGGTAAAAATAGCTAATGTTTCTGCTCTTACAAACAAAGTAGCTGTATATGGGGATTTAAATTATACAATTATTTATCGTGGAAACAACGAAAACTCAACTACATCTGCACTAAATGGAAAGATAGATTTCATGGAAGAAATTCCAATGCAGGGTGTAACTGAGGAGATGTCAGTTTCAATAACTCCTTCAATAGACTACATAGATTCAAAAATAGTTTCGGACTATAAAGGTTTGATAAAAGCAGTGGTTAATATTGAAACAGAAGTAATCAATAATCATAACGTAAACTATATATCCAACATAGAATCAGATGGCTCCTTCCAAGCTAAAACTGATAATTTTACCTACACAGATGTAAGTGAATGCATAAGTTCCGAATTACCACTAAACGTTACTATGACATTAGAAGATAACATGAATGAGATTGAAGAAATATTAAAATTTGATGTTATGCCAATTATTACAGAAACTGATATTATGAATGAAAGAATGCTAATTGAAGGAATTTGCAAAGTTGGAATACTGTATAGCGAAAATGATGAAATGAAATCTCTAAATTATTTGGCTAAAGACTTTCCTTTTACACATTATGTAGAATTGAAAAATGCAAATGAGTTGATGAAAAACAGCGTAGCAGTATCAGTTACTGATATGAATTGCGAAATTGCAAAAGATGACAATGACGAAAATAAAATAACTAACTGTGAAATAAATATGGAATTTACAATTTGTTTGTACGAACCTGTTTACAATAATATGATTTCAGATGCATATTCAACAACTAATGAAATAAGCATTGATAAATCAAACATTTCAGTTAATTCGCTAGTCGACTTTTGTTGTATAAAAGATGATTTCGAGAAAACTTTTGATGTTGATGATGTAAGTATTAAAGATATTTACTATTATGACGCAGTAGCAAAAATATCAGAAAAAACAATTTATGATGATAATATGGTTGTCGATGGCTTTATTGATGTAAATGTGATATTTTTAGATGGAGATATCAACAAGGTAGATAGCACATCCACTTCTATACCATTTTCATCAAATGTTGATTTATCTAGTTATACAGACGTATCAGATGCTGAAAGTAAAATTACACTAACAGATGTAGGAGTATATAGAAAAGGTAGAAACACAATTGTATTTGAAGCAAAGATTGTTAATGATGTTAAAGTTAAAAACAATAAAAATGTTAGTATTATAAGCAATATTGTTGAAGGAGATAAACTAAACAAAAAAAATACTCCAAGTATTGTTTTTAGAGTAGTTCAGCCAAACGAATGCTTATGGGATATAGCTAAAAACTATAATATTTCAATGAATTATTTATGTCAATCTAATAACTTAGATATAGATAGTGAATTAACCGTAGGGGAAAAAATAATAATAACTAAACAAATCTAA
- a CDS encoding ABC transporter permease produces MRQLSTVFKFELMNFYKNKIFISITIVAALLIAIVLSFPRIMELFDNNDSSIEENVGENIEDSEAEKETIALMDTISDDPQTTVIFLMKYLQGYNIVPIKEDVEKIKQDVKDKIYKSAIIIDGVNSYTFIVNDKKMGNSNYGMIDSALQQKRKLDIMQQKGISMEDASSILSSYVSSEVLTVGKDQTQSFLYTYIIIFILYFAIIMYGNLIATSVATEKSSRAMEMLITSAKPTNLIFGKVFGSGFAGLSQLAIIFVTSFVFYKINYLYWQQNEIINMIFSMNLDYLLYSLLFFILGFFIYAFLFGALGSLANRTEDINVSTMPITLTFVVAFILVMNSMVSGNVDNMVMKVCSYIPFTSPMAMFARITMGNVPVYGVILSIVILIGSTILIGLISARIYKMGVLLYGKTINIKEYMKIRKQKF; encoded by the coding sequence ATGAGACAATTGTCAACTGTTTTTAAATTTGAATTAATGAATTTTTACAAAAATAAAATTTTTATTAGTATTACAATAGTAGCAGCCTTGCTTATAGCTATTGTTTTATCATTTCCTAGAATAATGGAATTGTTTGATAATAATGATAGCAGTATTGAGGAAAATGTAGGAGAAAATATAGAAGATAGTGAAGCTGAAAAGGAAACAATTGCTTTAATGGATACAATAAGTGATGATCCACAAACTACTGTGATATTTCTTATGAAATATTTACAGGGATATAATATAGTTCCTATAAAAGAAGATGTAGAGAAAATAAAACAAGATGTAAAAGATAAAATATACAAAAGTGCGATTATTATAGATGGTGTAAATAGCTATACGTTTATAGTAAATGACAAAAAGATGGGTAATTCCAATTATGGGATGATAGATAGTGCGCTTCAACAGAAGAGAAAGCTTGATATTATGCAACAAAAGGGAATATCAATGGAAGATGCATCGAGTATACTTTCTTCATATGTTAGTAGTGAAGTTTTAACTGTTGGTAAGGACCAAACTCAAAGCTTTTTATATACTTATATTATAATATTTATATTGTACTTTGCTATTATAATGTATGGTAACTTGATTGCAACAAGTGTAGCAACTGAAAAAAGTTCAAGGGCTATGGAAATGCTTATAACATCTGCAAAACCGACAAATCTTATTTTTGGAAAAGTATTTGGTTCTGGGTTTGCTGGTTTATCACAATTAGCAATTATATTTGTAACAAGCTTTGTGTTTTACAAAATCAATTATTTATACTGGCAACAGAATGAAATTATTAACATGATATTTAGTATGAATTTAGATTATTTGCTGTATTCATTACTGTTTTTTATACTAGGATTTTTCATTTACGCATTTCTATTTGGAGCTTTGGGCTCTTTAGCAAATAGAACAGAAGATATAAATGTTTCAACTATGCCAATAACTTTAACTTTTGTAGTTGCGTTTATATTGGTTATGAATTCAATGGTAAGTGGTAATGTAGATAATATGGTAATGAAAGTTTGCTCATATATTCCATTTACATCTCCTATGGCAATGTTTGCAAGAATAACGATGGGTAATGTACCTGTATATGGAGTAATTCTATCAATTGTTATATTAATTGGTTCAACAATATTGATAGGACTTATATCAGCTAGAATATACAAAATGGGTGTACTTTTATATGGAAAAACAATTAATATAAAAGAATATATGAAAATAAGGAAGCAAAAATTTTAA
- a CDS encoding ABC transporter ATP-binding protein, with protein MRVRIDNIYKSFTNKKVLDGITFEAESGKAIGLLGRNGAGKTTTIRIIMGVFNSDSGKILLDGKPINRQKVRIGYLPEERGLYPKKIVMEQILYLSQLRGLSKNEAKESATRLLEKLQMTEYANKKLDTLSKGNQQKIQLVATLACNPDIVILDEPFSGLDPVNAMLLKDMVKDLINDGKVLIFSSHQMSYVEEFCDNIAILNGGKIVRDGLIKNIKKSYDRNKILISSSQVDKIKLFTDEKLREIVINSTIEKQMLRIELKNAVDKNKLMTVLGENNFDIDSFSVYEPSLNDIFVEYTEDRL; from the coding sequence ATGAGGGTACGTATAGATAATATCTATAAAAGTTTTACTAATAAAAAAGTGCTAGATGGTATAACATTCGAAGCAGAAAGTGGTAAAGCTATAGGATTGTTAGGAAGAAATGGAGCAGGTAAAACAACTACTATAAGAATTATAATGGGTGTGTTTAATTCTGATAGTGGAAAAATTCTTTTAGATGGTAAGCCGATAAATAGACAAAAAGTAAGAATTGGTTATCTTCCTGAAGAAAGAGGATTATATCCCAAAAAAATAGTTATGGAACAAATACTATATTTATCACAATTAAGAGGGTTAAGTAAGAATGAAGCTAAAGAATCTGCTACCAGATTGTTAGAGAAGCTTCAAATGACTGAATATGCTAATAAAAAGCTAGATACTTTATCAAAAGGTAATCAGCAAAAAATACAGCTTGTAGCAACTCTTGCTTGTAATCCTGATATAGTAATATTGGATGAACCGTTTTCTGGTTTAGATCCTGTAAATGCGATGCTTCTAAAGGATATGGTCAAGGATTTAATAAATGATGGAAAAGTTTTAATTTTTTCAAGTCATCAAATGAGTTATGTTGAAGAGTTTTGTGATAATATAGCAATATTAAACGGTGGTAAAATTGTTAGAGATGGATTAATTAAGAATATAAAAAAATCATATGATAGAAATAAAATTTTAATCTCTAGTTCTCAAGTTGATAAAATTAAATTATTTACTGACGAAAAGTTGAGAGAAATAGTTATTAATTCAACAATTGAAAAACAAATGCTTAGGATTGAGCTTAAAAATGCAGTAGATAAAAATAAACTAATGACGGTATTAGGCGAAAATAACTTTGATATAGATAGCTTTAGTGTTTATGAGCCATCACTAAATGATATATTTGTTGAGTATACGGAGGATAGACTATGA
- the dnaB gene encoding replicative DNA helicase — translation MLNFGKVPPHSLEAEQTVLGALMIDGKAVEKTLNLLASEDFYYEANSEIYDAIRTIYQLEVPIDMITVSDELKKRGKIDQVGGLEYLAGLTENIITSKNVTAYINIIKEKSVLRKLISVSNEIIEKGYKESDEVQNLIDLAESRIFSLSQNRSSNDFSMVRDVLITVFNQLEEKAKMKDSLTGVDTGFKELNRMTAGFQRSDLILLAARPAMGKTSLALNIAMNAAKSGSSVALFSLEMSKEQYIQRLISMESLVESNKLRSGTLDDEDWMKLANVMNDIAEVSMYIDDTASITLFDLMSKCRRLKIDKGLDMVVIDYLQLMSYGGKAESRQQEISSISRGLKQMARELNCPVVALSQLSRAPEQRPDHRPLLSDLRESGAIEQDADIVMMLYRDEYYYKDESEKKGIAEVILAKHRNGPVGTVDLVFIDRFTKFSDVPSGM, via the coding sequence ATTCTTAACTTTGGCAAGGTACCGCCTCATAGTCTAGAAGCTGAACAGACAGTTTTAGGGGCTTTGATGATAGACGGTAAGGCCGTAGAAAAAACTTTAAATTTATTAGCATCAGAAGATTTTTATTATGAAGCTAATAGTGAAATATATGATGCAATACGAACTATATATCAATTAGAAGTACCAATAGATATGATTACCGTTAGTGATGAACTGAAAAAACGTGGCAAAATTGACCAAGTTGGAGGTTTAGAGTATCTTGCAGGCTTAACAGAAAACATTATTACATCAAAAAATGTAACAGCTTATATAAATATAATAAAAGAAAAATCTGTATTAAGAAAATTGATAAGTGTTTCTAATGAAATTATTGAAAAGGGTTATAAAGAAAGTGATGAGGTGCAAAATCTTATTGACCTCGCAGAATCAAGGATATTTTCCTTATCTCAAAATCGAAGTTCAAATGATTTTAGTATGGTTAGAGATGTTTTAATTACTGTATTTAATCAATTAGAAGAAAAAGCAAAAATGAAAGATAGCTTGACTGGTGTAGATACAGGTTTCAAGGAATTGAACAGGATGACTGCAGGATTTCAACGCTCGGACTTAATCCTACTTGCAGCACGTCCAGCAATGGGAAAAACATCACTTGCTTTAAATATTGCAATGAATGCTGCTAAAAGTGGTTCTTCGGTAGCGTTATTTAGTTTGGAGATGTCTAAGGAGCAGTATATTCAAAGACTTATAAGTATGGAATCTCTAGTTGAAAGCAATAAGCTTAGATCAGGTACATTAGATGATGAAGACTGGATGAAACTTGCAAATGTCATGAATGATATTGCAGAAGTCAGTATGTATATTGATGATACAGCTTCTATTACTTTATTTGACTTAATGTCTAAGTGTAGGAGACTTAAAATAGATAAAGGGCTTGATATGGTTGTCATAGACTACCTGCAACTTATGTCTTATGGAGGGAAAGCAGAAAGTAGACAACAAGAAATTTCAAGTATTTCTAGAGGATTAAAACAAATGGCAAGAGAGCTTAATTGTCCTGTTGTTGCGCTTTCACAGTTGTCAAGAGCTCCAGAGCAAAGACCTGATCATAGGCCACTTCTTTCTGATTTGAGAGAGTCAGGTGCAATAGAGCAGGATGCGGATATAGTTATGATGCTTTATAGAGATGAGTATTATTATAAAGATGAATCTGAAAAGAAGGGTATAGCCGAAGTAATTCTCGCAAAACATAGAAATGGTCCAGTCGGAACTGTAGATTTAGTATTTATAGATAGATTTACAAAGTTTTCAGATGTACCAAGTGGTATGTAG
- the rplI gene encoding 50S ribosomal protein L9 has protein sequence MKVILLKDEKTLGKKGDVINAKEGYARNYLFPKKLAIEATAGNMKVLENQKKLQEQKELEVLNEAKKIEEKLTAITIVVKTKCGENGKLFGSITTKEIAEILKENHGVDIDKRKLELNGNIKALGNYVVSAKLHSKVTAKINIIVTDK, from the coding sequence ATGAAAGTAATATTATTAAAAGATGAAAAAACTTTAGGTAAAAAAGGTGATGTTATCAATGCTAAGGAAGGCTATGCAAGAAATTATTTATTCCCTAAAAAATTAGCAATTGAAGCTACAGCTGGAAATATGAAAGTGTTAGAAAATCAAAAAAAATTACAAGAACAGAAAGAATTAGAAGTATTAAATGAAGCAAAAAAAATAGAAGAAAAATTAACTGCAATAACAATAGTTGTTAAAACTAAATGTGGTGAAAATGGCAAATTGTTTGGTTCTATTACAACAAAAGAAATTGCTGAGATATTAAAAGAAAACCATGGTGTTGATATAGATAAAAGAAAATTAGAATTAAATGGTAATATAAAAGCATTAGGAAATTATGTTGTAAGTGCTAAATTGCATTCAAAAGTAACAGCAAAAATAAACATTATAGTAACTGATAAATAA